In the genome of Flavobacterium panacagri, one region contains:
- a CDS encoding rhamnogalacturonan acetylesterase produces the protein MKSRFIISILCMTLAFAIMSFIKPKSRTTVYLIGDSTVADYANNYEEGKDYMKTRYPVTGWGQVFQQFLVKDSLKKIDKLIKTDSAFVDDRARGGRSTRTFFQEGRWRSVYENLKKGDLVLMQFGHNDGAEDKTERYVNIEGYKEFLRLFIEQTRAKGAKPILLTPVARNFPWKEGKLQNVHGLYPDAVKEIAKELNVPLIDLNQKSMDFFTKKGQPYVSENYFMNFPAGLYEAYPNGQKDNTHFQTKGAVEVARLVFEGMKELN, from the coding sequence ATGAAATCAAGATTCATTATTTCCATTCTCTGTATGACTTTAGCCTTTGCTATTATGTCTTTTATAAAACCAAAATCGAGAACCACAGTTTACTTAATTGGCGATTCGACCGTGGCTGATTATGCCAACAATTACGAAGAAGGAAAAGATTATATGAAAACCCGTTATCCTGTTACAGGCTGGGGACAAGTGTTTCAGCAGTTTTTGGTAAAAGACAGTCTAAAGAAAATCGATAAACTAATTAAAACCGATAGCGCTTTTGTAGATGACAGGGCAAGAGGCGGTAGAAGCACGCGTACATTTTTCCAGGAAGGAAGATGGCGTTCGGTTTATGAAAATCTTAAAAAAGGGGATTTAGTTCTAATGCAATTCGGTCATAACGATGGCGCTGAAGACAAAACAGAACGATACGTAAACATAGAAGGCTATAAAGAATTTCTAAGACTTTTTATAGAACAGACCAGAGCGAAAGGAGCTAAACCAATCCTGTTAACTCCGGTTGCCAGAAACTTTCCATGGAAGGAAGGAAAACTTCAAAATGTTCATGGTTTATATCCTGACGCGGTAAAAGAAATAGCCAAAGAACTAAACGTACCGCTAATTGATTTAAACCAAAAATCAATGGATTTTTTTACTAAGAAAGGTCAGCCTTATGTAAGTGAAAACTATTTTATGAATTTCCCAGCCGGCTTGTATGAAGCTTATCCGAACGGACAGAAAGACAATACGCATTTTCAGACTAAAGGCGCTGTAGAAGTAGCCAGATTAGTTTTTGAAGGAATGAAAGAATTAAATTAA